The Zea mays cultivar B73 chromosome 7, Zm-B73-REFERENCE-NAM-5.0, whole genome shotgun sequence DNA segment TTTAGTGCCGTCCTGTCGCTTGTTTCGTCGCTCCGATAAGTTAGTATAGGCAGCGAATCAAGCGGCCCGTTTCGGTTTCTCTTGCTTCATACGACCCGAGGAATGGTGCTTTACGACTACAAGCAATTGCTTAGCTGGATCACTTTGGAATTTGCTCAATCTGTTGCTTTGGCGGGGCACTACTGCAAAGGAGCAGGCAATTGCGTTGCTGAATCATTTACTCTTCTTCTTTCCACACTTGGTTCGTGCCTGGAGGTTAGGATGCTAGATTAGCCAAGTATATAGGTACTATGGTGATGCTGGTATAATTAAAATGGAAAGAAAAACTGCTTCCTTGGTTTTTCTTTGTTCTGGCGTGTGTTGGGTATCTACCCACTAGTGATTTGGCTGCTCCATCTGCTGTGAGATTACACTCAAGGTTTCTATTTTTTCGAATGCGCCAGTTTCGAGTGTGGTACGCTGTGGGATCATTCTCATCGATTCTCCTGCCGTTTCTCCTCTCTTCAACTACAATCCCAAAGTCACACAGCTAAAGCCAGTGGGATTGTGTGCTTCCTTGGGAGGTCTTTTTTTTCGCAGCGGTGGATCATGTAACGCCTTTCGGGTCTATGATGCACACCTGTGCGTTACTGGGACCTGTCCTTGTTTTGAGCTCAAGCCAGTCTGTATACGCGCAGTATATTCCGTATATGAAACTCTGTTTGTCCAGAAGAAAGGCTAAGAGAAAGAGGTGACACGAACGTTGTATACTTGATCAAATATTGGCCGTCTTTAGGGTTACTCCAGCTTGAAAGGAAACACAAGCAAGAACGGAATTTTTGTTTTAAGATTATATACTGTATACCATACCACTAATCAATTTTGCGTAACATTTCTTTCTATCCTATGGTTTGCATGTTTCAGGACGAAAAACTTCAAGATGTACTTGGCCATTTTCAGAAGGACTTCGAAGGAGGCGTGTCTGCAGAGAATCTAGGTGGGGAGTTGCTGTATCAGCTTGATTTGGGTTCATTATAGCTAAACATTATTACATTAAGCAGAACTTTAATCTTTGACAGGGTCCAAATTTGGTGGATATGGTTCATTTTTACCTACGTACCAGCGCTCCCCTCTCCCCCAAACTAGAAGTCCACTTAAGGCAGCAAATGCTACCTCAAAATCTCCCTTCCACCAGTCTAGCGAGGTGCCTAAGTTTCTTTTGGCAGTGATCATCTACTGTTGTAGAACAGTGTTGTCACGAACATGCTCCCGTTTGACATTGATGATGTAATGATTTGTAATGTAGGGCATGTCTCAAAAGCCTCCTGCTGTGACAGTTTCATCTACCCCCCAAAGTAATGGTCCTATGGTGCCTTTTTCTGGCGATTCAATTAAAAAGGAAATACGCCCAACCACAAAGGCTGAAGGGGGTTCCGTCTCCCATGATTCGTATGGACCATTGAAATGTCATGACCAAAATAGACTTAAAGTCCGGATAAAAGTTGGCTCTGATAATGTTTTGGCAAGAAATAATGCGGATATCTACAGTGGTCTGGGCCTTGATATTTCTTCACCTTCATCCATCGAGGATAGCCCCGATGGCCGTGGGAGCCTATCCCCTGAAGTTAACAATGTGCCACATGAATCTCCACAAACCATCCTTCAGGTAAATAATTCATGGTACAACACAACTAGGGTCTTTATGCTTctattccattgtccacagtaaaaGGGGGTTGATGAAAAGTTTCATTTGAATGTTCGAACAGATCATGACATGCTTTTCAGTTCCTGGAGGCTTCCTGTTATCCCCTCTACCAGCCAATATCTTGCAATTGACAAAAAAGGTTGTGGCTTCGTCAAAGAAGTGGGAATCAAATGTGCACATAGAAAGTGTACAAGAACCATATGAAGGCCACACGACTAAAAAGGTAAAATCTGATGCTAAGAAAAAGAAGCTGATAGATGCAAAAAATTCAAAGAACAGAAATGATATTAGTGCAGTTATGAAAAAGGAGATTGATATAGAAACAGTTGCTGGTCAAAAGATCGTATccgaagctctcaacatatcattGCTGTCTGATCCCAGAGCCATGGATGCAAAAGGTGAGAATCGACTTGAAGTGGAACCAGCAGAAAACAACTTGGCGGGAACTAGAGATGCCCGATTGAAAGAGCGGTCCACTAAGACCAACTCCATGCCAATCATAGTTGAACCTGCCAAAGCAGAGGCGACGGAATGCTTAGAGAACAGTAGTTTTGGTAGTTCAGAAATGGATTTTTCAGCAGTAAAAGCGGAATCAAAATCCAAGGCAGAAAAGGGAGAGGCAACTTTAGAAGAGAGGAATACAACTAATGGCAAAGACCTAATATCGGATAGGAAGCAAGAAAAGAAAATGAAACCTGAGAGTAAATATAACGCCTCTAACTTTGAAGTTAGCAATGTTATAAACGAAAGAGGTCCAGCTGTTTCCCGGAGCATGGGCAAAGTTTCTGGTAAAGAAGCCTTACCTTATGACACAAATGAGGAAAATAGCTCCAAGAATGAGGTCAAAAAAATGCAGAGAGAACAAAAGACCAATGCTTCGAGATCTTCTGATTTCCTGGAGGATGAGAAACACATTCGTTCTTCTGCTGCAGTTAAGGAGAGGAAAAGTGACATGCAATCCAAATCTAGCCATACTGGAAAGAAACCCAAAACAAAATCACATAGAGATGTTAGGGACAACCTGCCTGAAGGATCTCACGGAAGCAAGGAAAAAGACACATTGGAGAATGAAAGTGCCTTTGGAGATCTCCGACCAAAGGAAAAGCCATGGAAATATGACATCGAGAGGGATTCTGATGCACCTGGGATCTCTAGGAGGGAGATTTCTTCTAGTGTAAAGCATGATAAGCACTTGGCTTCTGAGGAGCAGAAGATGCATATACCTCCACCTTCCACTGTATCAACTGCAAATGCAGCTCCAGTTGTGATAAAGGAGCATTGGGTGAGCTGTGACATATGTGATAAATGGCGTCTCCTACCTTATGAGATGAATCCTTCAGATCTTCCTAAGAAGTGGAAATGTAGCATGCTATATTGGCTGTAAGTTTAAGTCCATTCATACTTTCCACATCGTGGATGTTTTATATTTTTAGACATTTTCTGATCAATATTTGTTTTGTGCTTGTTTCTGTATGCTGTTCCATGTTTCCTTAATCCTTTGCCTAACATCAGTGTATGAACTAGGTAGTGGACGTTTTATGTTTTTTAGATATTTTCTGCTCATTCCTTTTGTGCTTGTTTCTGTATGCAGTTCCTTGTTTCCTTTGTCTAACGTCTGTGTATGAACTAGGTAGTCGAtgttttataatttttagatATTTTCTGCTCAATCTTCCTTTTGTGCTTTTTTCTGTATGCTGTTTCTTGTTTCCTTTGTCTAACGTCAGTGTATGAACTAGGTAGCATGTAACCACTAACCAGTGCCATCTTACTTGTCTAGGGTTGGTTGGTTTGATGTGTTTGAACTAACATTTGAACCACTACAGTTTGTATTGGAATTTTTGGAACACAGAAGACCCATTCTGATAAAACATATGTTTGGAATTTTGATAAGTCTTACTGCATGGATCTTTGTGCTCAATTACATTGTGCTATCAAAGTAGTTATGCAATGACCCCCATCGCTATGTTCAATTAGATATTTTATCAGTTGTGCCGAACTTAATGAATTCTGATATTTATAAGCCTatatatttgttttcatatttttaacTTTGTAGAGGTACTGATATCTTAAGTTTAAAGAGTTGAGTACATGGGACTAAAGGCCAGAACAATCTTCACTTTCTTGTGTGTCTGGCGAGAGTATTTTATGCGCACATACCAAGGAGTCAGAATCTGAAACTTCATGGAATTGAACCATACTTATTTCCTATAAAAATATTTGAACTGCTCTACATCTTTCATATAGTTAAAAGCCTGGGTTGCCGCCTATATTGGAGTCCTTTCTAACACAAATTTGGGCGTATTTTTCCTTAAATAAATGATTTTTCTTAACTGCTACTCTTAAAGCTAGAAAGGATGTATGCTGGGATGTTAGAGCAACAATATTTCTCTATGTTCGTGTGTGATGAACACTGATAATTCCTTGCTGCATTTGGATTACATGAAACTTTTACAGACCCGGGATGAATAGGTGTGAGATTAGTGAAGAGGAGACTACGAATGCTCTGAATGCACTTTATGTCCCTGCCCCTGCAAATGGTATTCCTGCAGTTGGTCATCCTCATGTTGCTTCAACAGGACTAGTAACATCCAGCACTCCCAACATGAATGGACATATTGAGcagaatagaaaaagaaaaaatatTCCAAGTGATGGAAATTTTGTGGCTGAGGGTTCTCACCTAACACAGGTTTCAGGTCATCCAATGAGCAACCAACATGCTCCTAGTAAAACTAAAACTTATACTGATGGTATCCAGTATTCGGCTGAGAGGCATTCTGTAAGCAAATCAGTTGACCCAATAATTGAAAAGAAAAGGTCCAAGAGCAAGCATCACAGTAGCTATTCTGATGGAGGTTCTATACTGTTTCTTATTATTTCAGTTTACCTAATCTACTATATTTTTACCTCATTTTATACATGTACCTATGTTTCTTTGCTGACATATTTTCTTGACCAAACTTAGGAGATCTTGTTGAAAGACCTAAGAAGCATTCTAAAGTGAAAAACAAGAGAGACTTAGATCATGATGAATACAAAGCTTCTAAGAAAATTAGGAAAGAAGAGCGACACCATTTTGATGTAGATCGGATCCTTGGATCTGATTTAGCTAGCGGAGATgttcctgatgaggccaaggctttgCCTGCGAAGTCAGCAACCTCAAAGGGTTCAGGTGAAAGGACTGACCTTTCTTCATCAAAGCAAAAAAGTGCCTCACGGCATAATCGTTTGGAAACTTCCAAGAAAGCAAGACAAGATGATTTAGTTGGTCCTGAAGACGAGAGCAAGGGATATTTTCACCAGTCAGATGTACAAAGATCAGATTTGTCTAGTAAGAAGAGGATAGTGAAGGAATGGGAGGAGAGCCAGCACAATTCAGTAGCTCATGTAAGCAAAGGAGCTGTCAAAGAAACCTATAGGGACCAGAACTTAAAGGAAGCAAAGTTGAAATCATTGAATTCTGAAGAGCTGTTTTCTATGACGAGCACCAAACCACCAAAAGTTCAACATGCTGATCAGGTTTTGTCTTATGATGGGGGGCGTATGAACAGTGAGTTAGTTGAGGATAACACACTCTTTAGTGGCAAAAGAGGTCTGCCTGAACAAGAAAAGAGCCTTTCTGATCAGGCTTTGGACTTGGGTGAACCTGCTAGTGATGTGGCCTATATTCAGACTTCAGCTGTAACTTCaagttcttcaaaggcttcggtcTCACAAAAAAAGAAGCAGACCACTCAAGCTATGAAGACTTCACCAATTGAGCCTCTTTCTTCATCACCACGGAGGAACTCCAACATTGACAAGGTCTCTGTCCCTCATAGTAGAATTTCAGGTAAGGATGGATCTCTGAATGCTAACTCAGCCACTGTGCCAATCATGGCAAAACAACTAAATACTGAAGTTCGCGTAGCAAGCAATGATCAACGGTCTAGTGAACCTGTTTCGGTTGGTTCTCCCCGAAGAAAATCTGATAGGGATAATGGACTGGTTCAGTTAACTCAAGGTCATGCCTCTGATGGTTTTCATCTTGAAAGGGGTTTCAATGAGGACCTGCAGCCTGAATCTGGGAGAAAGGATTCCAATGTAAAGAGCTCCCATATTCCTAAAGCTTCTCACCATTTGCATTCTGGTGAAAAAAACAACTACAATACAGATGGCTCTCCTATGCAACCAGGAAAGCATCCTGTTGATCCAAAGACATCAGTCTtggataaatgtgattcaagcatGCATGAAAGTAACAAAAGCACAAATTCTCTTCAGGATAGAAATGGATCAACTCATTGCCCACCAGATGGAAATCCTCTGCTCGGTTTACCATCTGGAAAAGAGAAATCATATATCAACAGCAACAAGCAAGATTCACAGAAGCCTAAACCCCAGATGGTCTGCTCACCTTTGAAAGAAAACAAACTGGATTCTCACTCCACACCATTAAAACCTAATGGGTCAAAATTGACTCCACAATCAAGACAATACAATGCTCAAAATGGAGGACGACATGGCACTGCAAAGCATGCAATTCCTAGTCCTGCTGATACTTCTAGTCCAGCTAGGAAGGACAATACTTCAACTGCATATGCTCTCAAAGAAGCCCGGGATTTAAAGCATAAGGCTAATCGTTTGAAGGTTTTTCTCTTACAATTTGATGCCATGCCTGTACGACTAGTTTGCTATTATATTAGCTTTTATCTTGTAAGGTACTCACCAATTTTCTCTGCAGGGAGAAGGAAAAGAGCTTGAAAGTACAAGACTCTACTTTGAGTCTGCCCTAAAATTTTTGCATGTTGCATCACTTTTGGAACCTCCTAGCTTTGATGGATTGAAACAAGGTGATGCAGCCCAGAGCATGTATTCAGATACTGCAAAACTTTGCAAGTAAGCTACTCTAATATATATGAAGTGTGTATCAGGCAAATTCCATTTGCATAAGAAAGGAAACATGACCATAATATTAGAATCATGACTTCTCTTGTGAGTTGTGACCTCGTGTACATTTAAATGCTTTTTTAGAATTAGCAGCATGACTTGATGACGTTAAAATATCAATACATTTGACTTTTTGATCTGTAGCTCCATTCTGGATCACATTTATATTTTTCTTCAAGTATATTGCTTCAAGAATGAGGTTGCACTGTGATAAATGATTGGGAATGTACCCCAGGTTGTATATTGCACTGTTGGATCTTGAATTGAAGTGCTTCTGCATAGCCTGACCTGTATGGGTTGTACCACTTAATCAACTGAATGTGTTCAAAGCAAAGTTGATTAGCCGGACAGCGTTCACTGTGTAACATGATGGTTACAAGTAGATGCGTAAAATGATGCCTTAGTGGCAAATGTTGTTCAATTGGACCTAGGCCAAATTGGCACAATCATCATTGCTTGCTTCTAAAAAGTTGTAGATGATACTTTTATTAAATTGCAATGTGTACTTTTGGTTTTGTTTAACATTGCCCAAAATTGGTCACAATATTGAGTGTCCATTTGATTTCCAGCTTTGTTGGTCATGCATATGAAAAATGCAAGAAGATGGCTGCTGCTGCTTTAGCATACAAATGTGTTGAAGTTGCTTATCTGAAGGCTGCATACTACAAACACCCAACTGCAAGCAAAGATAGACAAGTGTTACAGGCAGTTGTACAGACTGCACCAGGTACGTGATTTCTAAATGAGAAATTTAGTCTTATATCCCATTGTGTGAACTCTTCAAATGTTCTTCATATACTTACATGATTTTCTAGTAAAGTCCTTCAAACTCAGTATATTAGTCATACATTAAAAAAATCAGGTAGACCCAGTGCCGGAGGCTCCCACGTGAGTGGGGTCTAGGGAAGGGATAAACCGAGGCTGTCAAACACTCAAAGAAGATATGCTGCACACTCTTTCTTTGTGCAAAAGGCGCAACAATCATCTCCTTGCCATCTACGTTTGCTTAAACTTAAATTATCTTTagttgagttggttaggtggtctgagactctgagtagcactccttaggTCCTGAGTTCGAATCCCAGGGGGAGCGAATTTTAGGCTGAGCTTAAAAAAGGTCACTCGTTGGTTCCCTGATTGTGTGCACATGAGATGGACTAGTTTATAAGGGGTGGATCCTCGTGTAGGAGTCGGGAGGGCTCAAAGCACGAGTAAAGATCTGGCCTATAAGGGCGAACCCTTATGCTGTGTGGGGGGCCCAACTTTCGTGACCTTTCTCGGTTGGGGCTCCGATTgagcttcttaatataataccgtgggGGCGGTCTTTCCCCTACCGTCCCCGTTTTTAGTAACGAAGCATCTTGAAGGACCAATCACATGAAGACCTTGAACCTTTAAGAGAATTTTAGATTTTATTGAAACTATACCTGTACTCATTCTGGCAAAGACGTTTATAAGTAATTTCACAGAGAAAGAACAAGACTTCTCCCACTCCCAACCAAGCCTTGTCCTTCTCATTATTGACAATATACCTACGAACGATATCCATTAACCTTCTTGGCTGATTTTGCAAGTCCTCATGTAACCACCTCCTGAAGGAGGCGTGCCgatttttcaatttcatgctctcaATTGAACATTCCTGCTCTTCACTTATAACAAAACGC contains these protein-coding regions:
- the LOC103633544 gene encoding uncharacterized protein, translated to MLSVRRRQEDAGGRVAAAQTQQLRGGLGMDDDAELEEGEACGDDTAFVDPDVALSYIDEKLQDVLGHFQKDFEGGVSAENLGSKFGGYGSFLPTYQRSPLPQTRSPLKAANATSKSPFHQSSEGMSQKPPAVTVSSTPQSNGPMVPFSGDSIKKEIRPTTKAEGGSVSHDSYGPLKCHDQNRLKVRIKVGSDNVLARNNADIYSGLGLDISSPSSIEDSPDGRGSLSPEVNNVPHESPQTILQIMTCFSVPGGFLLSPLPANILQLTKKVVASSKKWESNVHIESVQEPYEGHTTKKVKSDAKKKKLIDAKNSKNRNDISAVMKKEIDIETVAGQKIVSEALNISLLSDPRAMDAKGENRLEVEPAENNLAGTRDARLKERSTKTNSMPIIVEPAKAEATECLENSSFGSSEMDFSAVKAESKSKAEKGEATLEERNTTNGKDLISDRKQEKKMKPESKYNASNFEVSNVINERGPAVSRSMGKVSGKEALPYDTNEENSSKNEVKKMQREQKTNASRSSDFLEDEKHIRSSAAVKERKSDMQSKSSHTGKKPKTKSHRDVRDNLPEGSHGSKEKDTLENESAFGDLRPKEKPWKYDIERDSDAPGISRREISSSVKHDKHLASEEQKMHIPPPSTVSTANAAPVVIKEHWVSCDICDKWRLLPYEMNPSDLPKKWKCSMLYWLPGMNRCEISEEETTNALNALYVPAPANGIPAVGHPHVASTGLVTSSTPNMNGHIEQNRKRKNIPSDGNFVAEGSHLTQVSGHPMSNQHAPSKTKTYTDGIQYSAERHSVSKSVDPIIEKKRSKSKHHSSYSDGGDLVERPKKHSKVKNKRDLDHDEYKASKKIRKEERHHFDVDRILGSDLASGDVPDEAKALPAKSATSKGSGERTDLSSSKQKSASRHNRLETSKKARQDDLVGPEDESKGYFHQSDVQRSDLSSKKRIVKEWEESQHNSVAHVSKGAVKETYRDQNLKEAKLKSLNSEELFSMTSTKPPKVQHADQVLSYDGGRMNSELVEDNTLFSGKRGLPEQEKSLSDQALDLGEPASDVAYIQTSAVTSSSSKASVSQKKKQTTQAMKTSPIEPLSSSPRRNSNIDKVSVPHSRISGKDGSLNANSATVPIMAKQLNTEVRVASNDQRSSEPVSVGSPRRKSDRDNGLVQLTQGHASDGFHLERGFNEDLQPESGRKDSNVKSSHIPKASHHLHSGEKNNYNTDGSPMQPGKHPVDPKTSVLDKCDSSMHESNKSTNSLQDRNGSTHCPPDGNPLLGLPSGKEKSYINSNKQDSQKPKPQMVCSPLKENKLDSHSTPLKPNGSKLTPQSRQYNAQNGGRHGTAKHAIPSPADTSSPARKDNTSTAYALKEARDLKHKANRLKGEGKELESTRLYFESALKFLHVASLLEPPSFDGLKQGDAAQSMYSDTAKLCNFVGHAYEKCKKMAAAALAYKCVEVAYLKAAYYKHPTASKDRQVLQAVVQTAPGESPSSSASDIDNLNNNGLSKASSSKDANSPQVAGNHLLLAARNQPHLMRLLAYTNDVNSAFEATRKSHMAIASAAGNHENGVDGLPSVKTVLDFNFRSVNDLLRLVRISMESISC